ACTGTACAATACGCCAAAAGCTATTAAACCAATATGGAAACTAGGTTCGGCGACAGATAAAGCATTGGCTAATAATTTACTGTCAATAAAAAAGGATAAAAGATACAACGTTAATCCCGTTAAAAGGATAGAACTTATCATATTAAATACGACATGTTTCTTTTTATAGTGGCCAACTTCATGAGCCAAAACGGCAACAATTTCATCGGTATCTAAATCTTTAATTAAGGTGTCGTATAAAACGATTCGTTTTTTTTTTCCAAACCCTGTAAAATAGGCATTGGCTTTTGTAGAGCGTTTTGAACCATCTATAACAAAAATTTTATCGAGGTTGAATCCTACTTTTTCTGCAAAATTTTCTAAAGCTGCTTTCAGCTCACCTTCTTCTAAAGGACTTTGTTTATTGAATAATGGCACAATCAAAGTAGAATAGAAAAGCATCATAAATACTGAAAAGAAGGCCATAAATGCCCACGTATAGATCCAAAAGCTGTTGCCTGTTAGTTGATAAAACCATACTATCAATGCTAAAATTCCACCACCAACGATTACCATTAATAACCATCCTTTAATTTTATCTAAAAAAAATAATTTTTTAGTGGTTTTATTAAATCCGTATTTTTCTTCAATAACAAAGGTTTGGTAGTAGGAGAGTGGTGTTGTTAAAATATCGCTACCCAACATTATAATTCCAAAAAACAATAGTGTAATTATCATTTCATTATCACTAAAACTTCGTGCCAATTGATCTACAAAAGCAAAACCATCCAAAAAGAAAAAAGCTATTGTTAATAGGAATGAAAAGGCACCGGTAATACTTGAAAACTTAAAGTTTTCTTTTTTGTATGCTTGAGATTTTAGGTATTCTTTTTCATCATAAACATCCTCTAATAATGGAGGAATGACATCATCAAAATGTTTAGAATTCAAATAATCTAAGTAATTATCAATAATAAAATTGATGACTAATATGCCAATAATAATATAAAATACAGTTTGTGGAGTCATCAAATTAATAAATTAAAATACGTTTTGCATAACGGAATTTCTTTTTCCAATACACGTTATCTAACTTAGATTTTATAATGCCTTTAGAAGTAGAACTGTGCATAAACAAGTTGTCTCCAACATAAATCCCCACATGTCGATATTTTCTAGAAGGTCTGAAAAATATTAAATCACCAGGTTTTAAACTGTGTTTGGAAACTTTTTTTCCCATTGTCGCCATGTCCTTAGTCATTCTTGGTAGCTGTGTTTTTAAGCCATCTTTATATACTTTACCTACAAA
The nucleotide sequence above comes from Aureibaculum algae. Encoded proteins:
- a CDS encoding M48 family metallopeptidase; this encodes MTPQTVFYIIIGILVINFIIDNYLDYLNSKHFDDVIPPLLEDVYDEKEYLKSQAYKKENFKFSSITGAFSFLLTIAFFFLDGFAFVDQLARSFSDNEMIITLLFFGIIMLGSDILTTPLSYYQTFVIEEKYGFNKTTKKLFFLDKIKGWLLMVIVGGGILALIVWFYQLTGNSFWIYTWAFMAFFSVFMMLFYSTLIVPLFNKQSPLEEGELKAALENFAEKVGFNLDKIFVIDGSKRSTKANAYFTGFGKKKRIVLYDTLIKDLDTDEIVAVLAHEVGHYKKKHVVFNMISSILLTGLTLYLLSFFIDSKLLANALSVAEPSFHIGLIAFGVLYSPISEITGLIMNIFSRKFEYQADDYAKSHFGAKPLISSLKKLSKNSLSNLTPHKAYVFMHYSHPTLLQRVKAMM
- a CDS encoding C40 family peptidase, with product MTKIQFLFVSLLILLLMSCGSSKKAAAVSKVEFELEKQYQLYKGVPYKYGGTDRRGFDCSGFVGKVYKDGLKTQLPRMTKDMATMGKKVSKHSLKPGDLIFFRPSRKYRHVGIYVGDNLFMHSSTSKGIIKSKLDNVYWKKKFRYAKRILIY